From the Devosia sp. FJ2-5-3 genome, the window CGCCCTTCTATCAATTGTGCTGGGAAGACGGCTATCGGTTCGACTACGCCAATGACCAGGCCGAGATCGATCGGCAGATTGGGGCCAAATCACCCGAAGACGTCGAAGGGTACCGTAAATTCCTCGCCTATTCGGAAGACCTCTTTCGAGAGGGCTATGAGAAGCTCGGGACTGTCCCCTTTCTCAACTTCTTCTCGATGATCAAGGCCGCCCCGCAATTGATGAGGCTCGAGAGCCACCGGAGCGTCTATTCCAAGGTCAGCCAGTTCATCAAAGACGATCAGCTGCGGCAGGCCTTCAGCTTTCATTCGCTGCTGGTCGGCGGAAATCCGTTCGAAACGTCGTCGATCTATGGCTTGATCCACGCGCTTGAGCGGCGCGGTGGTGTCTGGTTCGCCAAGGGCGGCACGGGTGCGCTGATCGCCGGAATGGTCAAACTGTTTGAGGATCTGGGCGGAACGCTCGAACTCAATGCCGAGATCGACCGGATCGAGGGTGGAGCCGACACGGTTACGGGAGTTGCCCTCAAGGATGGGCGGCGTTTCAGCTTTGACCAAATCGCCTCAAACGCCGATGTGGTCCACACCTATCGCGACATGATGCGCGGCACGCAGCGTGGCGACGCCAAGGGCAAGGCGCTGGAAAAGAAGCGTTTTTCCATGTCGCTGTTCGTCGTCTATTTCGGCCTTAAGACGGAGCATCCCGAGCTGAAGCACCACATGGTGCTGTTTGGTCCGCGCTATCGCGAGCTGATCAAGGACATCTTCCACACCGATGGTCTTGCAGATGATTTCTCGCTCTATCTGCACGCGCCTTCCGTGACCGACGACAGTCTCGCCCCTCCCGGCCAGAGCGCCTATTACGTGCTGTCACCAGTCCCGCATCTGGGAACTGCCGATATCGACTGGGACGTGGTCGGCCCGCAATATCGTGACCGGATCCTCAAATACATAAACGACCGCTATATCCCGGGCCTGCTGGACGATCTTGTGACGGTGCGTCACTTCACGCCCTTTGATTTCCGTGACGAACTCAATGCGCATCTGGGATCCGCGTTTTCGATCGAGCCGATCCTGACGCAGAGCGCCTGGTTCCGGCCGCACAATCGCGATGACGTCATCGACAACATGTATATCGTCGGTGCCGGTACGCACCCGGGGGCCGGCATTCCGGGCGTCGTCGGTTCGGCGAAGGCCACGGCGGGGCTGATGATCGCGGATGCCCATGCATGAGCGACGAAATCATCAGCCGCAGCGAGGAGGCAATCGCCAAGGGGTCGCAGAGCTTTGCGGCTGCGGCGCGCCTCTTCGATCGGCAGACGCGCGATGATGCCGTCATGCTCTATGCGTGGTGCCGCCATTGCGACGATGTGATCGATGGGCAGACGCTGGGGCACGAGCAGGTCGCAGACTTCCGAAACGGCCAGCAGGCGCGGCTTGAACAGCTCCGCGCCGAGACAAGCGCGGCTTTGTTGGGTGAGGTCTCGGACAGTTATATTTTCAACGCCCTGCAGCGTGTGGTGGAGCGGCACGAGATCCCCCATCTCCACCCTCAGGAATTGCTGACCGGCTTCCAGATGGACGTGGAAGACCGTGTCTACGAAACCATCGAGGACACGCTCGAATATTGCTACCACGTTGCCGGTGTGGTCGGGGTGATGATGGCCATGATCATGGGTGTGCGGGAGCGCGACGTGCTCGACCGCGCCAGCGATCTCGGCCTTGCCTTCCAGCTCACCAATATTGCGCGCGATGTGATCGATGATGCGCGCATGGGGCGGGTCTATCTGCCCAGAGAGCTTTTGGCGCGGCACGATATCCGGGAAATCCGACCCGACGATCGCGCAGAGTGGCCAAAGCTGCACGCCGCCGCGCTTGAACTGCTGGAACTCGCCGAGGCGTACTACGCCT encodes:
- a CDS encoding phytoene desaturase; the protein is MTTSKTAAVIGAGFGGLALAIRLQSAGIKTTVFEKRDKPGGRAYVYTDDGFTFDAGPTVITDPDCLDQLWTISGRKMADYVTLLPVAPFYQLCWEDGYRFDYANDQAEIDRQIGAKSPEDVEGYRKFLAYSEDLFREGYEKLGTVPFLNFFSMIKAAPQLMRLESHRSVYSKVSQFIKDDQLRQAFSFHSLLVGGNPFETSSIYGLIHALERRGGVWFAKGGTGALIAGMVKLFEDLGGTLELNAEIDRIEGGADTVTGVALKDGRRFSFDQIASNADVVHTYRDMMRGTQRGDAKGKALEKKRFSMSLFVVYFGLKTEHPELKHHMVLFGPRYRELIKDIFHTDGLADDFSLYLHAPSVTDDSLAPPGQSAYYVLSPVPHLGTADIDWDVVGPQYRDRILKYINDRYIPGLLDDLVTVRHFTPFDFRDELNAHLGSAFSIEPILTQSAWFRPHNRDDVIDNMYIVGAGTHPGAGIPGVVGSAKATAGLMIADAHA
- a CDS encoding phytoene/squalene synthase family protein, with protein sequence MSDEIISRSEEAIAKGSQSFAAAARLFDRQTRDDAVMLYAWCRHCDDVIDGQTLGHEQVADFRNGQQARLEQLRAETSAALLGEVSDSYIFNALQRVVERHEIPHLHPQELLTGFQMDVEDRVYETIEDTLEYCYHVAGVVGVMMAMIMGVRERDVLDRASDLGLAFQLTNIARDVIDDARMGRVYLPRELLARHDIREIRPDDRAEWPKLHAAALELLELAEAYYASAYHGMAELPPRSAWAIGAARRVYRAIGQKLRSGGPNAWEQRVSTSRNEKMALLLKSLGDVAWTRLPRRQSPRTGLWQRPA